TCCCAGCAATGGAATCATTGGTTTACATTACCCACCCAAGGTTTCTCTGCAAGACAAAATGAAGGTACCGGCAAACTTATTTGTGACCTTACTTTTTCCCGAAACACTTCATGCTAAATCTGAGTTGCAATAATATGTTTTTATCCTTTGTAACAATTGTTACGCTCACTCCTTTTTTTGCCTTATACATTTGCTCAGGAATTAAAAACGTCGTTAAACAAAAAAGGAATGACAATAACTGAAATAGCAGGATATTTTGGAGCTGCAGCCATAGGCATTTCCCTTGGACTTATCGGAGGTGGAGGCTCTATACTCACCGTACCCGTGCTTGTGTACCTGATGGGTGTAGAACCCATATTGGCCACGGCATACTCGCTTTTTATAGTGGGCTTCAGTGCCCTGATCGGTGGAATTAATTATGCCAGAAAGGGTCTGGTAAGCTATAAAACCGGCATAGTGTTTACCATTCCGGCATTTGCAGCAGTCTACCTTACACGATTGCTTCTGGTGCCAGCATTGCCCGAAGTATGGTTCACTTCAGGAAGTTTTACCCTGACCAAAGACACCGGCATACTTCTTCTGTTTGCCTTTCTGATGGTGTTTGCTTCTGTATCCATGATCAGGAAGGAGAAAATACAGCATGGGCATACGGATAAAGGCGAACAAAAATTCAACTATCCCATGATCATCATTGAAGGTATTGTGGTGGGCACACTTACAGGACTGGTTGGTGCGGGCGGTGGCTTTCTGATCATCCCGGCATTGGTAATATTCGCCAAATTACCTATGAAAATGGCCGTGGGCACGTCACTGCTAATTATAGCAGTAAAATCTCTCATAGGCTTTGTAGGAGATGTACAGGCAGATGCTCCGATTAACTGGGCATTTCTGGCCATATTCTCCCTGGTGGCCATAGCTGGTATATTTTTAGGATCATACTTGGCCCACTCCATTGATGGGCAAAAGCTAAAAAGGGGGTTTGGATGGTTTGTGCTGGTTATGGGAGCATTTATGATCGTAAAAGAGCTGCTTTTTTGAGGTGTTTCATGTAACATTTGTTACCAAGAGGCCTTTTAAAACGCATTAGCTTTGTATTAAATAAAGTATTCATCAAATTATTAACGAAACAGCGATGGAAGTTAAACAAATATATGATAAGGCATTAGCACATGGCTCTTACGCCATTGAAAGTAACGGGCAGGTTGCATTGGTTGATCCTGGTCGCGACCCTCAGCCATACCTTGATTTTGCCAAAGAGCGCGGAGGTAAAATAGTAGCCGTTTTTGAAACTCATCCTCATGCTGATTTTGCCAGCAGTCACCTGGAATTTCAGAAAAAACACGGTGCAGATATCTATGTAAACCCTAAGGTAGGCGTGGCATACAACCACCAACCCATGGAACATAACGATGAGGTGAGGGTTGGAAAGGTGACCATAAAAGCCCTTTTCACCCCAGGGCATTCACCGGATCATAACTCATACCTGCTTATAGACGAAAAAGGTAAAGAAAGCGCTGTATTTACCGGTGACTCTCTGTTTGTAGGCGATGTGGGGCGGCCAGATTTACGGGAAGGTGCAGGCAACATTAAGGTGAGCAAAAAAGAGCTTGCCGGCATGATGTATGATACACTCAACGCTGTTTTTAGCGAGCTTGAGGAAGATGTGGTGGTCTACCCCGCTCACGGAGCAGGATCACTTTGTGGCAAAAACATGAGTGACGACCTCTACAGTACAATTGGACGTGAGAAAAAGGAGAACTGGGCGTTTAAACTAAAAGAAAAGGAGCATTTCATTGACAGCTACCTGGAAGGCCAGTCCTTTATCCCCAAATACTTCCCCTATGAAGTAGAGCTTAACCGGAAAGGGCTAGAACCACTGGAAGAAAGCCTGAATAAGGTACCTCACCTGTCTGCAAATGACACGTTAAACGAAGGAGTGATCATCGTGGATGTGAGAGGTCAGGAAAAGTTTAAAGCAGGCCACCTTAAAGGGGCAATTAACATTCCTGACGGCAGTGAGCAGGATAAATTTGAAACGTGGCTGGGTTCAATTATAGACCCCAATGAAAAATTTTACATGGTGGGCGATACAAATGAGGAGCTGGAATCTGCCATAAGACGTGCTGCAAAGATCGCGTATGAAACTAATATAAAGGGAGCAGCCCTGCTTGCCCATAGAAAACTGATAAGCGACGAACCTCTGAATATTGAGGATTTCAGACAAAATCCTGATAAATATACCATTGTGGATATCAGAAATACATCAGAAGTTTCCGAAGGAAAATATTTTGAAAGTGCAGTCAATATTCCTTTATCTGAACTAAGGGAGCGTGCCGGAGAAATAAACGGCAATAAACCCGTGGTAGTACACTGTGCAGGAGGCTACAGATCGGCAGCCGGGGCAAGTATACTTTCCAATGCACTCAGCACCCAAGTTTATGACCTGAGTGAAGCTATCAATAATTTCAAATAACCGTGTGAAAAGTCACGGGTAAGATTGAGTGAAACTGTAAAAACATGTTAGGATCAGGACATAAAACGTCAAAATACAAACATAGGAGCCATTGAGCTCCTGAATCTGATGGATGAAAAATACCATAGTGTTGGACATGCGTACTCCTCAGAGGTCAGGCGTGTTGTGCCGTACCTGATATGGGATTTACAAAACTCTGCAACCATGCAGGTAGCATAGGAATCTGGAATGATGAAATGAGATAACAAATCAACATTGTTTGCTTTGGTTTTAACCTCCTGACCCTACAAAATTGGCAGGAGGTTATTTTTTTGGTACACTTCAGCAATTGTACCTCCCATTTTTGTTATATTGATTGAAATTAGATTTCCAATAGCTTTGTTTTAAAGCTATATTTTTTAATTGCTAAAATATCTTTTTTGATGATCTCTAATACTTTCAGATTTCTTTTTCTGCTTGTAAGTGCATTCTGCTTTAGTCAAACCCATGCCCAACACGAGAAATATTACAGCCTACTCTGGCGAATAGATGGCAACGGCCTTAAAGCACCCTCCTACCTTTTCGGCACCATGCATGTTAAAGATGCGCGGGCCTTTAATTTCAGCGACTCAGTGTTATATGCAATTGAAAAAACAGATTATTTCGCCCTGGAACTTCAGCCTGATTCGATGCTCAATAATGTGTTTAATAAATACTTTGAAGATGATCAAACCTTTAAACACCTCTTTGACGATAATGAATATGAAAAGCTCAATGAGCGTTTTAAGGAAGAGAAGGGCTTTGATCTTGATAAGCTTAATATAAAGAACCCGATACTGATCCGTGCATTACTCACCCCTTCCACCTCCCGGCCCGACGACAAACAAACCTTTGTAGATGCCTATCTCTATGGCATTGCCAAGACACTTCAAAAAGAGGTATTTGGGCTCGAAAAAGTCGAAGACCAGACGAATATATTCTTTGGAGCATCAAAGGAAGATCAAAAAAAAGAACTTATTGAGGTGCTCGAATCAAATACCGATGACTACCGTCGCAGCCTCGATTACATGACAGATGTATACAGCCGGGGCAATATTGAAGAAATACAAAGAATGGTGGAGCGCTATGGCATAATGGACTCTATCATGGTCCGTAGAAACCAGGTAATGACCAACAGCATGAAAAGGCTGATGCACCAATCCCCCACCTTTGCGGCTGTAGGATGTGCCCACCTCCCTGGTGAAAATGGAGTTATCCACATGCTTAGAAAAGAAGGCTATACCGTAAGTAAAGTAGATGCAACATTCACCGGCGTGGCTGATCAGTACAAAATAGACCCCCTGAAAATGGAGTGGTTTGATTATAAGGATAAGGATCTAGGCTATGCACTGAAAATGCCGGGGACACCCATTCCTGCTGATATTTTCCCTGGGCTAAACATGATGATGTATCCGGACCTGATCTCAGAAACTGGCTTTTTTGTAATGACTATCGATCTTCGCGGTGCCAGCAAAACTGCAAACCGGGAGGAAATTGTAGATAAAATGGTGGAAGGGTTTAAAGAGAAAAGCAGCTTTAAAGTATCTGAAAAAAAAGAGATCACCAAAAATGGTATGTCAGCCATAGAAGTTGTTGGTGCCAGCGATTCAGAACACATGATTCTTCACATTACTATTAAAAATAATATCGTCTATTGCCAGTATGTAAACAGAAAAGACACCGAACCTGACCGGATCTATGTTGACTATTTTTTCAGCTCTCTGAGAACTTTTGAACCTTCCGGGCTTAAACCAGTGGAGTGGCAAGCCTATAGCAATAAACATGCTGCCTTTGAAGCACTCTTCCCTATCCCTCCCAAAGAGACACAAAGAACTTATGAGGAGAATGATACAAAACTTGACCTGGTCATCTCCACCGATATCAGAAACATGTCAAACTATATGGTGGCGTATAATGATTATCCACTCGGATATTACCTTGATGATAAACAAGAGGTTTTCAAGTCTTTGGTCGAAGAGTATAACACAGTGGGTAAGCTACTGACCGAACCTGACACCATCTGGCTCCAGGGTGTGGAGGGCAGGGAGTACGAAATTATGCTCGCGGATAAGTATTATACCATATGCCGGGTATATATCAGGGGTAACAGGGTGTATAAAGTGTTGCATCAAAACCTGAATGAAAACGAACGACACCTGCCACAAAATAATTTTCTCGACTCGTTCTCCTTCATACCTTTTGAAGATGAAGAACTGGAGGAGCATACCCCTGACGGGGAAAATTTCAGACTTAAAATATTTCCGCAACGTCAAGTCTCCATCGACTCGGCTGTTGACCACACATGGTATACTGCAAACACCACCACATACACCCTTAAAGATGCTAAGACAGGAGGCGTTTACTCATTGGAATTCAGTGAGTTAAAGGATTTTTTTAAAGTTACACATTTAGATAGTTTCTATACCAGCATTATTGATGACAACATACTCGGATGGACGGATTCACTTGTAAGTTCAAAAGATGTGGTCTTAAACGGAGCTCCGGGCAAGGAGGTGGTAGCTATCAATAAGTATAATCATCAGAAAACGCGCTACCGCTTTTGGCTGGATGATAAAAAACTCTTCTATATGGCTGCATATGTTGCTGAAGAGGCTCTTTTCAACAATGCTTCCAATACCTTTTTCGGCTCTTACACAAGACCAAAAAAACTGAGTAATTTTGATTTGTATGCCTCAAAGGCAGATAAAATTATAAAAGGGCTGGGCTCCTCAGACAACACAGTTTACCAGGCATCCATAGGAGCATTTAACTATTACGAGTTTGCCCGGGAAGATCTGCCGCTGATCTATGAGGGGCTGAATACCACATATGCTGATGACAATATTGAAGGCGGTGCCCGCTGTAAACTGATAGAGGAGCTGGCTGATATCGGAGATCCCGTATCACTAAAGGTTTTAAAGAAGCTCTATGAAAACAAAACCACAAACGATATTATAAAGGCTCACATACTGTCAAGTGCCATCAAATTTCCTGACGATGCAGGTTTGGAAATGTTTCTGGAGCTGTTCATCAACCATACTCCGGATCAGTTAGGTAAAAAAGACTGGGCTGTATTCAGGACTTTTACGGATTCACTGGATCTTGCACGCCAACACTTTGACAAGCTGCTTGATTTAATGGATAACGAAGAATATCGCTCTAATATATTGTCCATCGCCTCCCAAATGGCAGAGTCGGATAATCCCAGGGAAACAGCATTTGTTAAAGGCTACCTGAAGGAACTTACCCGGTATTCTTTTGAAGATCTCTCCACTTTTATAAGTACAGTAAAGGCAGATACAACTGATTATAGCTACCACTATGACCCCCAGATCACTCAATACCTGAGATTAGCCAATAGCATTGAAAATAAAGATTTCACGGCGAAATTTACCGGGCAACTTTTGGCAAGTGAAATTACCGGCTGGATGCGGACACGTGCTGTAACGGCCAGAATATTCAATGACATTGAGGTAGATGAAAAGCTGCTTTCGGAGTTACTAACCTCTATGGATACACGGTACGCCATTATGGAAAGCCTTGTAAAAGCAGGCAAAACCAATAAAATTCCGAAGAAATACAGAAGCCAGCATGAGTTTGCCAAAATATGCTTTTACGAGTTTATGACCTATGAAGACGAAATGCCGGACGAGATCGAGCTACTGGGACATATTATGGTGGAAAATTCAAAGGTTTATGTATTCTCGTTTTGGTATGACTACGCCAAAGATGAAAAATACATTGGACTGTCAGGGTTTTACCCCCCGAATAGTGATGTACTGAACTTTGAGCATCACCTCTCCTACACACCATGGGAAACCCTCAGAGAAGACTGGAAAGTGCAAGCAAGGCTTTATATTGAAGATTTAAAAGAATACGGCTATTAAGCCCATGTTTACAGGACCTGAAACTAAGGAAATGGTCATATATGCTATCCCCGGACTGGGAGCAGATGAAAGAGTGTTTAAGTATTTATCATTACCTGTAGTACCGGTAAAATGGATTGCTCCGGAAAAGGAAGAATCTTTACAAGAATATGTTAAACGACTCATTGCACAGATAGATCAAAAGCAGCCTTTTATTCTTCTGGGTGTCTCTTTTGGAGGTATGGTCGCAGTGGAGATGAATAAATTGGTAAAGCCGGAAAAGACTATTATTATTAGCTCCGCCGCCTGCCGTCGGGAACTTCCCCTTTTATTCAAAGTTGTTGGCAAAACTGCTATTGTTGATCTGTTGCCGGCAGGCATGCTAAAGCCCCCCTACTTTCTCGCGAATTACCTTTTTGGTCTGCAATCACCCCATGGCAGGGACCTTTTAAAGTTAATTATCAGGGAAACCTCCGGGCATTTCCTAAAGTGGTCCATAAAACAGATCGTTAACTGGCAGAACAGGGAAGTTCCCACAAACCTTATACGCATCCATGGCGACCGCGACAG
This region of Fulvivirga ulvae genomic DNA includes:
- a CDS encoding sulfite exporter TauE/SafE family protein, translating into MTITEIAGYFGAAAIGISLGLIGGGGSILTVPVLVYLMGVEPILATAYSLFIVGFSALIGGINYARKGLVSYKTGIVFTIPAFAAVYLTRLLLVPALPEVWFTSGSFTLTKDTGILLLFAFLMVFASVSMIRKEKIQHGHTDKGEQKFNYPMIIIEGIVVGTLTGLVGAGGGFLIIPALVIFAKLPMKMAVGTSLLIIAVKSLIGFVGDVQADAPINWAFLAIFSLVAIAGIFLGSYLAHSIDGQKLKRGFGWFVLVMGAFMIVKELLF
- a CDS encoding MBL fold metallo-hydrolase; the protein is MEVKQIYDKALAHGSYAIESNGQVALVDPGRDPQPYLDFAKERGGKIVAVFETHPHADFASSHLEFQKKHGADIYVNPKVGVAYNHQPMEHNDEVRVGKVTIKALFTPGHSPDHNSYLLIDEKGKESAVFTGDSLFVGDVGRPDLREGAGNIKVSKKELAGMMYDTLNAVFSELEEDVVVYPAHGAGSLCGKNMSDDLYSTIGREKKENWAFKLKEKEHFIDSYLEGQSFIPKYFPYEVELNRKGLEPLEESLNKVPHLSANDTLNEGVIIVDVRGQEKFKAGHLKGAINIPDGSEQDKFETWLGSIIDPNEKFYMVGDTNEELESAIRRAAKIAYETNIKGAALLAHRKLISDEPLNIEDFRQNPDKYTIVDIRNTSEVSEGKYFESAVNIPLSELRERAGEINGNKPVVVHCAGGYRSAAGASILSNALSTQVYDLSEAINNFK
- a CDS encoding TraB/GumN family protein; amino-acid sequence: MISNTFRFLFLLVSAFCFSQTHAQHEKYYSLLWRIDGNGLKAPSYLFGTMHVKDARAFNFSDSVLYAIEKTDYFALELQPDSMLNNVFNKYFEDDQTFKHLFDDNEYEKLNERFKEEKGFDLDKLNIKNPILIRALLTPSTSRPDDKQTFVDAYLYGIAKTLQKEVFGLEKVEDQTNIFFGASKEDQKKELIEVLESNTDDYRRSLDYMTDVYSRGNIEEIQRMVERYGIMDSIMVRRNQVMTNSMKRLMHQSPTFAAVGCAHLPGENGVIHMLRKEGYTVSKVDATFTGVADQYKIDPLKMEWFDYKDKDLGYALKMPGTPIPADIFPGLNMMMYPDLISETGFFVMTIDLRGASKTANREEIVDKMVEGFKEKSSFKVSEKKEITKNGMSAIEVVGASDSEHMILHITIKNNIVYCQYVNRKDTEPDRIYVDYFFSSLRTFEPSGLKPVEWQAYSNKHAAFEALFPIPPKETQRTYEENDTKLDLVISTDIRNMSNYMVAYNDYPLGYYLDDKQEVFKSLVEEYNTVGKLLTEPDTIWLQGVEGREYEIMLADKYYTICRVYIRGNRVYKVLHQNLNENERHLPQNNFLDSFSFIPFEDEELEEHTPDGENFRLKIFPQRQVSIDSAVDHTWYTANTTTYTLKDAKTGGVYSLEFSELKDFFKVTHLDSFYTSIIDDNILGWTDSLVSSKDVVLNGAPGKEVVAINKYNHQKTRYRFWLDDKKLFYMAAYVAEEALFNNASNTFFGSYTRPKKLSNFDLYASKADKIIKGLGSSDNTVYQASIGAFNYYEFAREDLPLIYEGLNTTYADDNIEGGARCKLIEELADIGDPVSLKVLKKLYENKTTNDIIKAHILSSAIKFPDDAGLEMFLELFINHTPDQLGKKDWAVFRTFTDSLDLARQHFDKLLDLMDNEEYRSNILSIASQMAESDNPRETAFVKGYLKELTRYSFEDLSTFISTVKADTTDYSYHYDPQITQYLRLANSIENKDFTAKFTGQLLASEITGWMRTRAVTARIFNDIEVDEKLLSELLTSMDTRYAIMESLVKAGKTNKIPKKYRSQHEFAKICFYEFMTYEDEMPDEIELLGHIMVENSKVYVFSFWYDYAKDEKYIGLSGFYPPNSDVLNFEHHLSYTPWETLREDWKVQARLYIEDLKEYGY
- a CDS encoding alpha/beta hydrolase — its product is MFTGPETKEMVIYAIPGLGADERVFKYLSLPVVPVKWIAPEKEESLQEYVKRLIAQIDQKQPFILLGVSFGGMVAVEMNKLVKPEKTIIISSAACRRELPLLFKVVGKTAIVDLLPAGMLKPPYFLANYLFGLQSPHGRDLLKLIIRETSGHFLKWSIKQIVNWQNREVPTNLIRIHGDRDRLLKMKKGINYKVIRGGGHLMIVEQANEVSLYLQKHIPESRPHQ